The proteins below are encoded in one region of Chrysemys picta bellii isolate R12L10 chromosome 4, ASM1138683v2, whole genome shotgun sequence:
- the LOC135983093 gene encoding uncharacterized protein LOC135983093, whose amino-acid sequence MQADNRKRAPAWTVRDVLDLIAVWGEDSVLAELRSKRRNAKTFEKISKGMMERGHNRDSEQCRVKVKELRQAYQKTKEANGRSGSEPRTCRFYAELHAILGGAATTTPPVIVDSGSGIVSSATPEDSADGGEEEEEDEDELAESTQHSVLPNSQDLFLTLTEVPSQASTQDSDPMEGTSAAANSSSLPPPSRRLSQIRRRKKRTRDEMFSEIMESSRSDRAHLNEWKETVSKYRKEASEREDRRDQREDRRDARDERWRQEDQRRQDATLGLLHEQTDMLRHLVELQERLLENRLPLQPLFHPPPSPCSVSSSPRRVRTRGGGSVHLPIPPQ is encoded by the exons atgcaggctgataatcgaaaaagagcaccagcatggaccgtgagggacgtactggatctgatcgctgtatggggagaggattcagtgcttgcagaacttcgttctaaaagacgaaatgcaaaaacttttgaaaaaatctccaagggcatgatggagagaggccacaatagggactctgagcagtgccgcgtgaaagtcaaggagctcagacaagcgtatcaaaaaacaaaggaggcaaacggtcgctccgggtcagagccgcggacatgccgcttctacgccgagctgcatgcaattctagggggggctgccaccactaccccacctgtgatcgtggattctgggtcggggatagtctcatcagcgacgcctgaggattctgccgatgggggagaggaggaggaggaggatgaggatgagcttgcagagagcacacagcactccgttctccccaacagccaggatctttttctcaccctgactgaagtaccctcccaagccagtacccaagactctgaccccatggaagggacctcag cagctgcaaattcctcaagcctccctcctccatcccgaaggttatcacagataaggcgtcgtaagaagagaacgcgagacgagatgttttctgaaattatggaatccagccgcagtgacagagctcatctgaatgagtggaaggaaacagtttcaaagtataggaaagaagccagtgaacgtgaggacaggagggaccaacgtgaggacaggagggacgctcgagatgagagatggcggcaggaagaccagaggaggcaggatgcaacgctggggctgctgcatgagcaaacagacatgctccggcatctggtggagcttcaggaacggctgctggaaaacagactgccgcttcagcccctgttccaccctcccccctccccatgttccgtatcctcctcacccagacgtgtaagaacacgggggggaggctccgtacaccttcccattccaccccagtag